GCCGATAGAATTCACATTCCAGGTGGCAATGCGCATGCTTAAACCGTAAAAGAACTGCCACACCCGCAGGAACTTTGGGCATTGGGATTTTTGATGGTGAAATAGGAGCCGATTAATTCTTCCACGTAATCCAGTTGGCTGTTTTTTAGAAACTCAAAAGAGGTGGGATCTATGATAACTTTCGCGCCGGTGTGCTCAAAAACCAAGTCGTCTTTTTGGGTGCTTTCTTCAAAAGAAAAAACATATTGAAAGCCTGAACAGCCGCCGGAATCAACAGATATTCTTAAGATTTTTTTATGAGGATCTTGCTTTGCGGCACTTATAACCTGCCGCGCCGCCGTTTCTGTAATGGTAAAAAGGGGGTTATT
This window of the Alphaproteobacteria bacterium genome carries:
- the erpA gene encoding iron-sulfur cluster insertion protein ErpA yields the protein MTKNNPLFTITETAARQVISAAKQDPHKKILRISVDSGGCSGFQYVFSFEESTQKDDLVFEHTGAKVIIDPTSFEFLKNSQLDYVEELIGSYFTIKNPNAQSSCGCGSSFTV